The DNA sequence gcttccaaAAATTCGAATCGAATAAATTCTaattaatttcgtactgtagaTGTACCCCAAGTCTCATGCATCCCAGTGCTGTAGACTCTAGGCCACACCGCCTCTCTAGAAGAAGACAGTAGCTTTGTAACAGAGCACAGCAAAGCTAGACAAAAGTTTAAGATAAGAAATAAGGAAGATGTTGTGCACTAAAACTCCACAAAGAATTCGGGGAGCTGAGATATCGAGACAGAAATGGCAGTGATCCAGGACACAGGGCTCAAGCAAAGAAAGCCTGGGAGCTTTTAATACCCACAAGTGAGGCAGGGCTTGAGTTTTATTCATGCCCTGCCCCAGGAGCACAGCACCCCCAGGTCTCCTTGTTGACAGAGAAATtagcatcccccctccccccaaacacacaggCTTGCAGCACTCCCTGCAACACACCTCAGCACAGTGCCCTCAGCAGAGCACTGGAACAAAATACTTAATTGCTTCAAGTCTGATCTAATAAATTTACCGACttgatggtatgatgagactgcctacaatggcatatagcCAATCGGCAACTGCTGACAGTAAATTAGCTGCAAATGAGATACTAGACGGGGAGGGCTCTGACTACTAAAGAGAATTAttttccaggtgtctggctggtgggtcttgcacacatgctcagggtctctaaGAGGTCCAAAACGAGTGGTGTGCTgccctgagggggggggggggggcacaagggaacatttgaggggtgtgtggcagggccAGCCGAGCTCccatggggggaaggaagggactgCCACCCAGCCCCTTCGCGCCCCCAGCTAGGGTTGAGGATGAGAGCAGAGTTGCACCCGGCCTCCACCGCATTCCAGCTGTGGCACTGCTCCTGCCTTGGTCTTTGGCTATGGCTTCGGCCCAAGatccacccccagctgcagcccccttATGCCATCCCTGCGGGAGGATGGGGACAACCATCAAAAGCTcagggaccactggtctgattgccatatttggggttgtgaagaatttccccccaggtcagattgacagtgATCCTGAGGGTTTTctcacctccctctgcagcatgggccacagatctcttgcaggtttaaactagtgtaaatgatgaattctctgtaactcgaagtctttaaaccataatttgaggccttcagtaactcagccagaggtgaaGGGTCTATTACGGAGCGAGTGGGCAAGGTGCTGCAGCCTGCGAGCAGATCATCAGACTCCTTCTGATCTCAAAGTCTGTGAGCTGGCGCTGACCGCAGCCCCGCGTGGGGGTTTCCCTGGCGGAGGGAGAGGGGCCAggtcccccaccccagtcctgacGGGCCAGGCCCGCCTCAGCTTGACAGCCTACTCGGATCACAGACCCCCTGGCGCCAAGGCAACTACCTCTCCCAGCATGCACCGCGCCGCTTTGCATGTTGGGAGCGGCCTGCTCTGGCCCCGGGGGAGCCCGGCTCCGCGCTGGTGACCCGGGCGGGCTGCGGTGCGCAGGGCTTCCCTCCTCGCCAGGCCGCGGCCCGCCATGCCCGCCTCCGGACAGCGCAGTACCTGTTTGCCTTCCTGGGGCGCTGGCTGCGCGGGCGGCAGCGCCTGGACCGGCCCGGCCGGCATGGTGCCTCCTCAGCGGCCCGCTGGAGCCTCTGCTTGTCCTGGGGCGGCAAGGACCGAGCAGCACAGAGTGACCGCCGCCGCCGCGCACAAAATGGCGGCgagtctccctcccccccccgggctgcGCGCGCAGCACGTCGGGCTCGCCTACGTCGAAAATCCAGGCCCGGCGAGGAAGCGGCTCGCGGAGGCTGCGCGCGTAGCCCAGCTGGAATGTTCTATtctggggagggacagggggtGCCCGCAGTCCAGCGATACCAGCCGGGGTTGGTACAGCCGTAAAGGATGCGCGCACAACTCATCGGCTCGTGTCACTGGGAGGCAGGGGAGTAGGAGCACGTCAGTGTTAGTGTATTTCAGACGGAGCGAGGGCGGCAAACTCGGAATGTTCCACTGAGGGAACGGGGGTGGAGGTTACTCGCGTGACGTTTTACTGTGGGGGAAGGAGCAAGAAGCGCTCCTAACATTCTATTGGGTGGCTGGGTCACTTGGCGAGGAGGCGGGCCCGGGCCTGTGCGGTTGCCATGGTAACGGGTAGCGCAGGGCAGGCGCTAACAGAGGCACCGCGGCTGCGGATCCGCTCCGAGCCGGGGGGCGGCGGCCGCTCGGCAGGTGGGTGCCCCCTGCCCGGGCCGTCCCGGGGCCCCGTATCCATGGGGTCCCCATCCAAGCCCTCTGCCAGGCTCGGGGCATCGGGTGTAGCCAAGGCTCGTGGCGCGTCTTGCGAGCGTTGCCCGGCTGCACAGCACCTTGGGAGCGGGGCTGTCCGAGCTACCCCTCCGGGTTCCGGCTCGGTGTCCAGTCGGCTCCCCGTGTGCAGATGGGCGTAGTACCGTCCTCCGGTATCTCCCGGGGCGCTGGGGGTACGCCCCTCATGTCAGAGCAGCTTGAGATCCCTGGCTGGAAATGGCTAGAGGCAGGCAACGTGGAAAAGGTGGACCAGGCACTGTCAGTGCTAGCTGTTGGATGGAGAACACCCCCCCTTGCCTGTATACACGTGGGGAGTGTAATCCTGGTCTCTGACGTGTGTGCATGCCACTGCTGTCTACTGGCTGGAATCGGAACTGCTCACCTGTGTGTGATGCCTGGCACCTTGACCTCTGCGCTTCTCTGCCTCTGGTAGCTTAGGCTCCTGACATGCTCCTTCCACCTAGAGTCTTTGGGCTCAATagaggggtaactgggtgaactTTAATAGTTCTGAGTTTCTAGAGGTATTCTAGAGGTCAGACTAggtttaatggtcccttctgtccttgaaCTCTATGGGACTAGTATCACAGGCTCTATACAACTAACAACTAAAGGGGATTCTGTGATTTGGAACAAGAGGAGATGAGTTTTAGTCCCATTGTTCTGAAGTTCCAGTGGCATAACATGCAGTATAATAACAGCTGTGAAGTCTTAGGATTTGTTACAATGCTGTACACTGGGCTATAACTTTTAAGCCCTAGCAGAAGTGACAGCACTTTATCCCACAGTCATCAAGAGCTGAGATGTACAGTAATGAGTCTGACCTGCCTTGATTTTCTTTCCCTAGGGGATCTGCTAGTTAGTTTGATGTTCAGTGTTGTTGTCTGCTGCagatctatccatccatcctgcCAATGAGGGGCCTTTTCCTATTGGTGGCCTAAAGTCAGCTGACAGAATGGCATACCTGCTGGGCAATCCAAACTGCATGGAGAGCTTGAGGAAGGACATCACCGATCTACAAGGAGCCATCATTGATGTCTTCTCCCGGGCTGGGGCAGTGCGTTATCCCTCCTGGAAGTTTCCCAATAAAATGTCCTGTGATCTGGATCTGGTGGCTTTGCTGGAGCATTATGACTATGTGGAGAATGACCCTGAATTTACCCAGCATTCCCATGTAATGCTTCTTGAACTGGTGATTGACAGGTGAGAGGATGAATACATCTCAGATCTGTTACAAGGTTGATCAGTGGACATCCCCAACTCCTTTCAGAAATGCCTGTTGGGAAAACAATACATTCATACAGACCATATATCTGCGTTCAGGTCTTTAGAATCACATGCATCTGGAAAGCACGGAAGATGTTTCTGTATGCAGCCACTTATCCATGGCTAAGCAGCTGTATTTCTTCTTTGAGAAATATCTCTGCAGATCCCTACTGATAGGATACCTGCCCCTGGCACCATGAGCATAGATCTGCATGTGCAGTATATTCAAAGATCTTGAACGGCTTTTGGCTATCTAGCAGTATTTCCCTGAAATTCTCTTATGTGGCGGGCTTGGTAGCAACATATTTTAAGGTTGCATGACATTTCCTATTATAAGAGCCAGTTTTTAGTTACTTATAAATTTATCAAAAGTTAATGGTTTGTgctgaaatttcctgtgctggatGTCTGCCACAGGCTAAATCTTTTGGGAaggtttcagccaaaatggttcagccgtTTCCAAGAATAGGGGAAAATGTGTTGTTTTGGCAAAAACAATTGTTGACCTTTGAGAAATTCTAACATCCCCATactttggagtagggacttgaaatGTGGCCTGTGTCAGAGAggtgtcttttgctctttatatgaaaatctgcccaaatttggctgTTATGAGTCCTTGAAAAATCTCaggttgcacatgctcagtagagactttttAGAGTTTaactaaaatctctgaagattccattcTCACTGAGTATGCTCCAGCTCATCACTGGTTTTGgtgctgaccagactgtgcaCGGGTCATATCtacagagtgactgagcatgctccatcccctcactGCTCCCAAGTGTAACTGCACTGTGCATGCCTTGTTCGGTGGACAGAATGGacttgctctggggatgaatcaggacCATATAATGAAGGAGCCTGTTGTCTCATTTGTggaagaagttggaaggtgtttaGTGAGTGAGGCAGAGGATTgtgggaagagaaaggagggccTCATGGTTCAGCGAGTTGAATGCTaccctggagaattggattctatccctgcctctcccacagagttcctatgagtgttgggcaagtcacttaaaccaaagttTTCACAGGTGGTCCGTAAGCATGCTCCTCATTTCCAGGGTGCTCAACATGAGAGCCTGGGGCTTAATTTGCATTAGTGCTGAGCACTCCCAGTTgcaactgatgtcaatgggagctgtgctttgaacatctaaagtgctatataatggtAAGTAtgttgaaaaatcaggtcctaggagTTGAAAGTTGGGCACTTAAAACTAGTGGATACTTTTGCCCTGTGTCTCAGCTCTGCAGGAGTCTTGTGAAGAAAAGTGAATGTTTGCTCAGCAGCTACTGTCGTGCTGAGCATCATAGAAAAGTCtatgagaaaattaataattcagtcatcagagcagggtttgaatcatGTGCAGTGAACAAGGCCTGGGGCGACACATTGAACAgcaaggataaaacaaaatattgagtaACAGCTGAttcagtgagcactgtccatcacgtgcactgaatgaggcagaggttctATGGAAAAAATGGCAGGAGATCATGTAATTAAGGACTGTGCATTGGCACAAGGGGGGCAAATTAAGAATATTCAGACAAActtcattttggcatttcctaacttttgggtgcttgactttgcaaccttgacAGTGTTCTTTTAACACAGATTTTGTGTGCAATGTACAGAGGGTTTGTGAGTAGAGATTTGACAGTTACATTAATACTTGGTATTTGTAGAACACTTAATTTGTTCAAAATGTTTTACAGCCAtgaactaattaatcctcacagccTCTCATCTACACTAAGTAGATGAGTCTTGTTAGCCCTGCTTTGCcagttgggaaactgaggtacaagtGAACTCAGTTGCTCAAGGCCACCTAGCTGGTGAATGGCAGAGCGGGGGCTAGAACTGCATTTCTTGAGTACCTCATCCAGTACCCCGCGTTGAC is a window from the Gopherus evgoodei ecotype Sinaloan lineage chromosome 13, rGopEvg1_v1.p, whole genome shotgun sequence genome containing:
- the CCDC157 gene encoding coiled-coil domain-containing protein 157 isoform X5 produces the protein MVPPQRPAGASACPGAARTEQHRVTAAAAHKMAASLPPPPGLRAQHVGLAYVENPGPARKRLAEAARVAQLECSILGRDRGCPQSSDTSRDLSIHPANEGPFPIGGLKSADRMAYLLGNPNCMESLRKDITDLQGAIIDVFSRAGAVRYPSWKFPNKMSCDLDLVALLEHYDYVENDPEFTQHSHVMLLELVIDRRNLTGGIALH
- the CCDC157 gene encoding coiled-coil domain-containing protein 157 isoform X6, yielding MVPPQRPAGASACPGAARTEQHRVTAAAAHKMAASLPPPPGLRAQHVGLAYVENPGPARKRLAEAARVAQLECSILGRDRGCPQSSDTSRDLSIHPANEGPFPIGGLKSADRMAYLLGNPNCMESLRKDITDLQGAIIDVFSRAGAVRYPSWKFPNKMSCDLDLVALLEHYDYVENDPEFTQHSHVMLLELVIDR